The Kitasatospora albolonga nucleotide sequence GCATCCGGTGGGGCTGGCGCGGAGTACGTGAACGGGCCGACGGCTCCCGGGGGCGCTGGGGCACCGCCCTGCGCACCACGGCGGTGGCCGTCGGGCTCCTCGTGGTGTTCGGGGCGCTCTTCGCCAGCGCCGACGCGGCCTTCGCCGACCTGCTGGGCCGGCTGACCCCCGATGTGTCGTTCGCCGAGGGGCCGTGGCGCCTCTTCCTCTTCCTCCTCGGGCTCACGGGCGCGCTGGCCGCCGCCCACACCGCCGCCGCCCCCGTCCGCTGGGACGGCCTCACCGTCAAGGCGGGCAAGCCCCGGGGACGTATGGAATGGGCGCTTCCGCTCATCGTCCTCAACCTGCTCTTCGCCGCGTTCATCGCCCTCCAGCTCGTTGTCCTCCTCGGCGGCTACGAGAGGGTGCGGGAGGCGACGGGGCTCGACCACGCCCAGTACGCCCGCCAGGGCTTCTGGCAGCTCCTCTGGGCCACCCTGCTCACCCTCCTCGTGATCGCCCTGGCCCTGCGCTGGGCGCCGCGCGGCGGCAGCAGGGACCGGACGCTGGTGCGCGCCGTGCTGGGCACCCTCTGCGTGCTCACCCTGGTGGTCGTCGCCTCGGCGCTGCGCCGCATGGACCTGTACGTCGAGGAGTACGGGCTGACCCGGCTCCGGATCTCCGTGGCCGCGATGGAACTCTGGCTCGGCGTCGTGTTCGTCCTGATCCTGGCCGCCGGGGTCTTCGGCGCCAGGTTCCTGCCCCGCGCCATCGCGGTCAGCGCCGGGGCCGCCGTACTGGCCTTCGGACTGATCTCGCCCGACGCGGTGGTCGCCGAGCAGAACGTCCAGCGCTTCGAGGCCCGCGGCACGATCGACATCGACTACGTCAAGGGCCTCTCCGCCGACGCCGTACCTGCTCTGGACAGACTGCCGGAACCGCAGCGCTCCTGTGCTCTCCGGGTCCTCCAGTACGAGCTGCGGTCCGCCGACTCGCCCTGGTACGCGACGAGCTGGGGCGAGGCACGGGCCGGGGAGATCCTCCGGAAGCGTCCCGTGACCGCCGACCGCAGCACCTGCTACGGGCTGGGCACGGACGGCGTACGGGAGGGCGGGCGCGGCGGCTCCGAGCAGGACCACGACGACTACGACCCGTACTGATCCCGTACGACCCGTACTGATCCCGTACGACCCGTACTGATCCCGCACCCGCCACGCGTACTGATTCCGGCCCGCCACCCGCCCGCGTTTCGCGCCCGCCGACCCGTACACGCCACTTCCGTTCCGCGTCCGTCGGCCGAATCTCGGTGTGCACGGTGCCCCGGGGTGTTGCTGCCGTTGCTCTCGGCGTACGCTGGCTGGCGCCATGCCGTACGAACCACCCACGCACACCGTCGAGCGCTCGCTCCGGGCCACCACAGGTGCCAGGACCGTTGCCGGTGTCGACGAAGTCGGACGCGGGGCGTGGGCCGGACCCGTCACCGTGTGTGCCGCGGTCACCGGTCTGCGCCGACCGCCCGAAGGACTCACCGATTCCAAGCTGTTGACGCCCCGGCGGCGTGCCGAGCTCGCCCCTGTGCTGGAGAGCTGGGTCACCGCCCACGCCCTGGGTCACGCCTCCCCGGAGGAGATCGACGACCTCGGCATGACCGCGGCACTCCGGCTCGCCGCCGTACGGGCCCTGGAGGGGCTGCCGGTCCGGCCCGACGCGGTGATACTCGACGGCAAGCACGACTATCTGGGCGCCCCCTGGAAGGTCCGTACGGTGATCAAGGGCGACCAGTCCTGCATCGCCGTGGCGGCCGCCTCGGTCATCGCCAAGGTGCACCGGGACCGGATGATGGCCGAACTGGGCGGGGCGTCCGGGGAGTACACGGACTTCGCCTTCGGCGCCAACGCCGGGTATCCCTCGCCCGTGCACCGGGCCGCGCTGGAGGAGCGGGGGCCCACGCCCCATCACCGCCTCTCCTGGTCGTACCTGGACGCGCTGCCCAGGTGGCAGCACCTGAAGAAGGTCCGGTTCTCCGCCGAGGCGGCCGCACTCGAAAGCGGGGGCCAGCTCGGCTTCGAATTCTGATCGCGCGCAGGCGCGCCTCCAGCGACGCCGACCGACCACGTCGGCCCACGACAGACCACCTTTCCTGCCTCTCATCCCGAGGAGCCTCAGATTCACGAGAGTGCCCAGGGTCCCCGCGTCACTCCGGCCGCCGGCCGTACCGCGCCGACCCCCCGTCCCGTACCAGGTCCGCGTTCCGCGGCCACGCCGCGCCCGGGCCGTCCGGTGCCCGGCCCCGCGCGCCCCACGCCTCCGGCGCAGCGCGCACACCCCGCTCCGGCACCCGCGCCCGTAACTCCCAAGGGTGTTCCGGGCCGTCCGGAGAATCGTTCCGAGCCGCAGCTCCAGCTGATCCCGGCCCCGGCCGGGGGAGCCCTCGACGCGGCCGAGGAGGCGGTCGACCTGCTGCTGGAGTCCGGCCGGGCACCGGGCGACATCCTGGTGCTCACCACCGGCGAGCAGCACCCGTGGGCCGCGCACGAGCTGTCGTTCGGCGAGGCCGCGTACTGGGCCCAGCAGGACGCGGGGGACGACGTCTTCTTCGCGGACGCCGCCGCGGTCGACCGGGCGAAGCCCCGGCCCGTGGTGGTCGTGGCGGTCAACGGCGACGCCGACTCCACCGTCGCCCGTGCGCTGCCCGTCGCGCGCGACCGGGCCGCCGGGCTGCTGATCGTCTGCGGTGATCCGGAGACGATCAACTCCGCACTCGGCGCGGGCGTCTGAACCGCCGCACCCGCCGAACCGAGGAGCCCCGGCCCGGACCGCTGAGCCCCGGCCGCCCGTGACGGCGGCCGGGGCTCAGCGCTCGCAGCGCTCTCCGGCCGCCGGACGACCCGGCTCTCCGGCCACCGAGGGGCCGAGCGGCCGAGGGGCTCACGGGGCGACTGAGCAACGGGCCGGCTCACCGGGGCGGCCCCAGCGGCTCACCGTGCGGCCGCGCGGCTCACTGAACGGCCGAGGGGCTCACCGTGCGGCCGAGCGGCGCAGTGCCTCCGCTGCCCCGCCGCCGGTCCGGGTCAGCACGGGCTGGTGTTCGGCGACGGTGTCGGCCAGCGCGGCCGGCTCCGACAGCGAACTGGGCCGCCGCCCGCCCCGTCCCTCGCCGAGCACCTGCCAGCCCCCACTGGTCAGCGTGATGTACGCACCGCACCGGAGCCCGTGCAGGGTGCAGGCGTCCCGCAGGCCCCACATCCACGCGCCGTCCTCCTCGGTCCACCGCTCGTCGCCGTCGCGGCAGTAGAGAAGTACGGCTGTACGCACCGGAGTACGGCGGCGCAGATCGTGCGGGATCACACGCCGCAGCTGGGCCAGCAGCGCGTTGCGGAAGTCCCAGCCGTCCGCCGCCACCGTGTCCCGGCGCGTGAACGAGGCGCTTGCCGTGAGGCGCTCCTCGGGATCGAGGACCGCGACCACGGCGGTGGCGGGCGTCGGCCGGTGCCGTGAGTGCAGCCCGCTGACGACCTCCCGGGGGCTGCGCAGCAGGGGTATGCCCGCCGAGGCCCACTCGGCGGGTTCGAGTATCCGGGCAAGGCGGTTGACGGAGTCCGCGGAACCCGGTGGGGTCGAGAACGCCGATATCGAAGTGGCGGGGGACGGGGCGAATCCGAAGGTCATGGTCCTCCCTTCGCTACGCGCCCACGGTGCGGGCTGGGGCGGGTGAGGGCGCGCCGCGGCACAGCCCTTCCGGGCCCGGCGGGAACTGTGCGGGGAGCAGTCCCAATTCTTCCTGGCGTATCGGCAGGCGGCAACGAGCAATTGGCGCCGCTGACGGGTATCGGCCGGAATGCTACTGATATCCCTGCCCAGGTACGGTCCGGACGACGCCTCCCGTCACCCCTGAACCGCGAGGACCAGCGGACACACCCCCTGAGCTCCGGCCCGCCGCAGCAGCCGCGCGGCGACGGCCAGCGTCCAGCCGGTGTCGGACAGGTCGTCCACGAGCAGGACCGGCCCGTCGGCCGACCTCAGCGCCTCCGCCAGCTCCGGCCCGACGGCCAGGGCCTCGTGCAGGGCCCGCACCCGCTGTGCGCTGTTGGTCTGCGACATCGTCAGATTCTCGGTCCCCGGCGCGTAGTTCACCGTCCCGAGCAGGGGCATCCGGCCGATCTCGGCGATGCGGTGGCCGAGCGACTGGACCAGCTGCGGCCTGCGGCGCGAGGCGACCGTGACCACACCCACCGGCCGGGCAGCGGCGTCCGGCGCGCCGGACGCCCAGCCGCCGGGGCCCCTGGCCCAGTCCGTGAGCACGGTGACCACGGCGTCCGTGACATCGTCCGGAACCGGTGCGTCCGGTGCCTGCGCCGCCAGCATGGGGCGCAGCCGGTTCCCCCAGCCGATGTCGGAGAGGCGGCCCAGCGCCCGGCCGGTGGAGGAGAGTTCACCGGCCGGGATGCGCCCCTTGAGGTCGACGCCCACCGCGGACAGGCCGGTGGGCCACATCTTGCGGGGTGCCACCTCCACTCCCGGGCGGCCCAGCTCGCTGCGGGCGCCGTCCAGGGCCGCGGTGGAGACCTTGTCGTCGAAGCGGGCGCCCGCGCAGTTGTCGCAGCGTCCGCAGGCGGTGGCCTCCTCGTCGTCGAGCCGCAGCCGGAGGAACTCCATCCGGCACCCCGTCGTGGTGGCGTAGTCCCGCATGGCCTGCTGCTCGGCGGACCGCTGCCGGGCGACCCAGGCGTAACGCTCGGAGTCGTAGACCCAGGGCTCCCCGGTGGAGATCCAGCCGCCCTTGACCCGCTTCACCGCGCCGTCGACGTCCAGCACCTTGAGCATGGTCTCCAGCCGGGTCCGCCGCAGATCGACCAGGGGCTCCAGCGCGGGCAGGGAGAGCGGCCGCTCCGCGCGGGCCAGGACATCCAGGGTGCGGCGCACCTGCTCCTCGGGCGGGAAGGCGACCGAGGCGAAGTACTGCCAGATCGCCTCGTCCTCCTTGCCGGGGAGCAGCAGCACCTCGGCGTGCTCGACCCCGCGCCCCGCACGCCCGACCTGCTGGTAGTACGCGATGGGGGAGGAGGGCGAGCCCAGGTGCACGACGAAGCCGAGGTCGGGCTTGTCGAAGCCCATGCCCAGCGCGGAGGTGGCGACCAGGGCCTTGACCCGGTTGGCCAGCAGGTCGTCCTCCGCCTGCTGGCGCTCCGCGTTCTCGGTCCGCCCGGTGTAGGACGCGACGGGATGGCCGTTCTGGCGGAGGTAGGCCGTGACCTCCTCGGCTGCCGCGACCGTCAGCGTGTAGATGATCCCGGAGCCGGGAAGCTCCCCCAGGTGGTCGCCCAGCCAGGCCAGCCGGTGCGCCGCGTTGGGGAGTTGCAGCACGCCGAGGCTCAGGCTCTCCCGGTCCAGCGGACCGCGCAGGACCAGGGCGTCCGTGCCCGCGCCCGTGCCGAGCTGTTCCGCGACGTCCGCCGTCACGCGGGCGTTCGCCGTGGCGGTGGTGGCCAGCACCGGCACTCCGGCGGGGAGATCGGCGAGCATGGTCCGCAGCCGCCGGTAGTCCGGCCGGAAGTCGTGCCCCCAGTCGGAGATGCAGTGCGCCTCGTCGACCACCAGAAGCCCGGTCGCGGCGGCGAGCCTGGGCAGCACCTGGTCCCGGAAGTCGGGATTGTTCAGCCGCTCGGGGGATACCAGCAGGACGTCGACCTCACCGGCCGCCACCTCGTTCTGGACGCTCTCCCACTCCTCCGTGTTGGACGAGTTGATCGTGCGGGCGCTGATCCCCGCCCGCGCCGCCGCCGCGACCTGGTTGCGCATGAGCGCCAGCAGCGGCGAGACGATCACGGTCGGGCCGCTGCCCCGCGCGCGCAGCAGCGAGGTCGCCACGAAGTAGACGGCGGACTTGCCCCAGCCGGTGCGCTGCACGACCAGCGCCCGGCGTCTGTCGGCGACGAGCGCCTCGATCGCCACCCACTGGTCCTCGCGCAGCCGGGCCTCACCCGTGGCGTCCCCGACGAGGCGGGCGAGGACGGAGTCGGCCGAAGCCCTGAGTGCTGCACGATCTGCGTTGGTCATCCCCCCATGCAACCCGATGACGGCCACAAACCGCGAACGGCGGGGCGAGCCTGTGGATAACGTTATCCACAGGGGTCGCGGGATCGGGCGGATCGCGGGACCGTCGAGCCATGAACAAGCACCACGAATCCACCGGCCCGGCCGAAGGTCAGCAGATCACCCTGCGCGGTCCCGCCGAACTCGCCGATGCCCTCCCGTATCTGATGGGTTTCCACCCCGACGACAGCGTCGTCATGGTGGCCCTGCACGGCGGTCGCGGCCGGTTCGGCGGTCGGCTCCGCCTCGGCATTCCGCAGGCGCCCGGCGAATGGGGCCCGGTCGCCGAGCAGTTGGCGGCGAGCCTGATCTCGGGGAGCGAGCGGCGCGAGGGACGGCCCGACGCGATCGTGATCTTCCTCTGCCAGGACTCGCCGGACGGCGCGAGCGCCCGTCTGACCATGGAGCGGCTGCGGCCGTTCGCCCAGAGCCTGCGTACGGCGTGCGGAGCGCTCGATGTGCCCGTGCTCGAAGCGCTCTGCATCTCGGACGGCCGCTACTGGTCCTACTGCTGCCCCGACAGCCGGTGCTGCCCGGCCCAGGGAAATCCCCTGGCCCTGCCCGGTACGACGGTGATGGCGGCGGCCGCCGCCTACGCGGGAATCCAGGTACGGGGGACGCTGCGCGACATGGAGGCGCGGCTCGCTCCCTGGCAGGCGCCGGACGCGGCCTTCGCACAGCTGCAGGCGCTGGGCCGGGCGGAGCCGTCGTTGGTGCCCCGCATTCTCGACGAGCGGACGAAGACCGAAGTGGCCGGGGAGACTCTTGAGCTCGCCCGCACCCTCATGGGCCGCCTCGGGCGCGCCCGGTCCGCTCCGGAGGCCGTCTCCGACTTCGAGGACGACCAGTCGATCGGCGACGACGAGGCCGCCGCCCTGATTCTGGGCCTCCAGGACCGGGAGACCCGTGACAAGGCAGCGGCCTGGATGGAAGGCCCCGGCGCACAGTCCGCGCTGAGGCTGTGGCGCGCGCTCGCCCGCCGCTGTGTCGGACCGTACGGGGAGCACGCCGCCGCCCCGCTGACCCTGGCGGGCTGGGTCTCCTGGTCCACCGGCGACGAGCCCGGCGCCCGGGTCGCCCTGACGATGGCGCTCCGCGCCGACCCGGAGTACACGTTCGCGCAGTTGCTGCACCGGGCGTGCAACGAAGGGCTGGACCCGGAGACGCTGCGCCGTTGCCTGCGCGGTGAAGGGGAGACGGCGGACGCTCGGGTGGAAGCGGACGCCGACGCGGCGGGCACGGGCGCCGGGACCGCCGGTGCGGCCGGGACCGCCGCGGAGGCCACGGCCGCCAGGGGGCCCGCCCTTCACGTCCGCAGGGTCCGGCCGCTGCCCCATCGGGAACGGCGGGGGACCGGCCGCCGGGCGACGGACACCGGACGGAGGCCACCGACACCCGGCACCACCCGGCCGGGGACGGGAGCCACAGCCAGGCGAACGCGCTACGGCCGACGGGACACTGGCTCCCACAGCTGAAGACCGAGCCCCCCAGGCCACAGCTGACACCGGGACCGCCTGCCCACAGCTGACACCGAGACCGCCCGCCCACAGCTGAGACCGAGACCGCTCGGCCACAGTTGAGACCGGGACCGCTCGCCCCAGCAGCGACTGGGCCTTTCCGTGGCGGGCCCGCGCCCCTGCGGGCCGACGGCACCCGCGCGGTGCCGGGCCCACCGCCACTCACGTACGCGCCCACGCCGGGGTGGCCTGTGCAGGGTGGGCCGCCGCCTTCTGCTGCGGGAGGGCGCCGGCACCCGGCGCCCTCCCGCACCCCGCACCCCGCACCCGGCCCCATGGCGCGTGCGGGTCCGTCGGGTGGTGCCCCGGCGTGGGTCGGCTGTCCGGTCGCTGTGGTCTGTTTCGTGTGGTCTGTTCCGGCCGTGGCGGGGATTTCTCTGATCACGGGAGCACCGAAGGGAGTGTTTATCGTCAGGAAGACGACTATGATCACGGCATGCCGCCCTACGACCCGTCGAACTTCCCGCCGTTCGCCGTCACCGTGGACCTGGTCGTGCTCACGGTGCGCCGTCACGCGCTCTGCGCGCTGGTCGTCCGCCGTGGAGAGACCCCGTTCCAGGGCCGGTGGGCGCTGCCCGGCGGTTTCGTCCGGGCCGACGAGGACCTCGGGTCCGCGGCAGCGCGTGAGCTTGTCGAGGAGACGGGGCTGTGCGCCCACGATCCGGCCAGACCGGCGGCGAACGGGGCGCACCTCGAACAGCTGGCCACGTACGGGGACCCCGCCCGCGATCCCCGGATGCGGGTCGTCAGCG carries:
- a CDS encoding ribonuclease HII encodes the protein MPYEPPTHTVERSLRATTGARTVAGVDEVGRGAWAGPVTVCAAVTGLRRPPEGLTDSKLLTPRRRAELAPVLESWVTAHALGHASPEEIDDLGMTAALRLAAVRALEGLPVRPDAVILDGKHDYLGAPWKVRTVIKGDQSCIAVAAASVIAKVHRDRMMAELGGASGEYTDFAFGANAGYPSPVHRAALEERGPTPHHRLSWSYLDALPRWQHLKKVRFSAEAAALESGGQLGFEF
- a CDS encoding recombinase RecQ produces the protein MTNADRAALRASADSVLARLVGDATGEARLREDQWVAIEALVADRRRALVVQRTGWGKSAVYFVATSLLRARGSGPTVIVSPLLALMRNQVAAAARAGISARTINSSNTEEWESVQNEVAAGEVDVLLVSPERLNNPDFRDQVLPRLAAATGLLVVDEAHCISDWGHDFRPDYRRLRTMLADLPAGVPVLATTATANARVTADVAEQLGTGAGTDALVLRGPLDRESLSLGVLQLPNAAHRLAWLGDHLGELPGSGIIYTLTVAAAEEVTAYLRQNGHPVASYTGRTENAERQQAEDDLLANRVKALVATSALGMGFDKPDLGFVVHLGSPSSPIAYYQQVGRAGRGVEHAEVLLLPGKEDEAIWQYFASVAFPPEEQVRRTLDVLARAERPLSLPALEPLVDLRRTRLETMLKVLDVDGAVKRVKGGWISTGEPWVYDSERYAWVARQRSAEQQAMRDYATTTGCRMEFLRLRLDDEEATACGRCDNCAGARFDDKVSTAALDGARSELGRPGVEVAPRKMWPTGLSAVGVDLKGRIPAGELSSTGRALGRLSDIGWGNRLRPMLAAQAPDAPVPDDVTDAVVTVLTDWARGPGGWASGAPDAAARPVGVVTVASRRRPQLVQSLGHRIAEIGRMPLLGTVNYAPGTENLTMSQTNSAQRVRALHEALAVGPELAEALRSADGPVLLVDDLSDTGWTLAVAARLLRRAGAQGVCPLVLAVQG